The Streptomyces sp. P9-A4 genome contains a region encoding:
- a CDS encoding IclR family transcriptional regulator, which produces MPDASPSSGPRSVDRALAVLDAVADADRPVGAKALARRLGCALSTVYHLTGPLLARGYLVRTAEGYAPGPRVPALYRSHQRHHGLGAGTGDLLGRLRRATGAEAYHTAYRDGLITVVDTTAPVTDAAHPFTPGPEDRAHATAHGKALLAALPRPLRRRYLAEHGMARFTERTITSAERFEAEVDRVRGQGFAVSVGEADLAYTCLAVTLPERGDGIVHALSVSLPTADFGRRQGVIRAALARAVPDFPALPES; this is translated from the coding sequence GTGCCTGATGCGTCCCCGAGTTCCGGGCCCCGGTCCGTCGACCGGGCCCTCGCCGTCCTCGACGCCGTCGCCGACGCCGACCGGCCCGTCGGGGCGAAGGCGCTCGCCCGGCGGCTCGGCTGCGCCCTCTCGACCGTGTACCACCTCACCGGGCCCCTCCTCGCCCGCGGCTACCTCGTCCGCACCGCCGAGGGGTACGCCCCGGGCCCCCGCGTCCCGGCCCTGTACCGCTCCCACCAGCGGCACCACGGGCTCGGCGCAGGGACCGGCGACCTCCTCGGCCGGCTGCGCAGGGCCACCGGTGCGGAGGCGTACCACACCGCGTACCGCGACGGCCTGATCACCGTCGTCGACACCACCGCCCCGGTGACCGACGCCGCCCACCCCTTCACTCCCGGACCCGAGGACCGGGCGCACGCCACCGCCCACGGCAAGGCGCTGCTCGCCGCCCTGCCGCGCCCGCTGCGCCGCCGCTATCTGGCGGAGCACGGGATGGCCCGGTTCACCGAGCGCACCATCACCAGCGCCGAGCGCTTCGAGGCCGAGGTCGACCGGGTGCGCGGGCAGGGCTTCGCCGTGTCGGTGGGCGAGGCGGACCTCGCGTACACCTGTCTCGCCGTGACCCTGCCCGAGCGCGGCGACGGCATCGTGCACGCGCTCTCCGTCTCGCTGCCGACCGCCGACTTCGGCCGGCGGCAGGGTGTGATCCGGGCGGCCCTCGCCCGCGCCGTACCGGACTTTCCGGCCCTGCCGGAATCCTGA
- a CDS encoding AfsR/SARP family transcriptional regulator yields the protein MVVKFGLLGSLVVHDGTELRPVPGPKVRVLLAALLLQANRTVSRDALKEALWGASVPASADAALANHLTRLRRTLAAVDRGPEERLRTVAPGYQLLVHEGELDADVFEGHVRAVQLAHRREEWEGVRREVALAMGLWRGTPLADLAPFAEAEGPLLRVHQLAEARLQALEWSFDAELCLGRHHDAVAPLSTLAAEHPLREGFHQRLMLALHRSGRQAEAFAVYHRLRRSLVDELGTEPSVAVQRAHEEVLAGDPGPRPRAQARTAAPRPPFQLPCEGDTFTGRTAEVARVRALLGAPEARDEGGGGGAYGTDGVSGPGSPATTGGTYGTGGSSGVGGEPEAPARVRPVVVSGMGGIGKTALAVHVAHRVREAFPDGALYADLRGYCVDGARTANELLARFLSDLGVRHDTLPEDTDDRALLFRAALAERRVLLVLDNARSAAHVAPLLPAGGPSAALITSRQLLADLPGAVTVPLDPLAAQDQHALLARLAGAERVGQEPEALADIMDACGGLPLALHIVGGRLASRPSWPLALLAKRLTPHRGRLETLAMGDFDVQRTFAMSYVAMRDSDQPLEREGARAFRLLGRNWSGHQVTPQSAAALLDITEGRAAAVLDVLADAHLVLTPEPDRYVLHDLLGEYAWHRGDEEDTEAERTTAVLRLLSWYATALATASSVATRETQSPPPLDGQTGTALALPEFADDDEAIRWTAKELPAIQDALTRAGELGRSDLAWRLAVGLFGYAGTHWWTAEWDTCLGQAMDIARAHGDTLGQAWLHRRMAVAHGMAFRNEACLDHLRIALELFTERGDVLAQASILGNMSSLYAQIEDAERALSHAELSRDLYRKAERDLPRERGSSRGEALVLSRIADARQLLGDLEGAAADFLSVIELLRTDGHWLFLATSLTKYGDILRGLGHRDEAFAALAEALGIRHRMNDVGGTADCLVFTARAHHHFAEWEAARETWENCLRLAREHNLAKRITESLEGLEALPAGT from the coding sequence ATGGTGGTGAAGTTCGGGCTGCTCGGGTCGCTCGTCGTCCACGACGGGACGGAGCTGCGACCGGTGCCGGGCCCCAAGGTCCGGGTGCTCCTCGCGGCGCTCCTCCTCCAGGCCAACCGCACCGTCTCCCGGGACGCCCTCAAGGAGGCCCTCTGGGGCGCCTCCGTCCCCGCCAGCGCCGACGCCGCCCTCGCCAACCACCTCACCCGGCTGCGGCGCACCCTCGCCGCCGTCGACCGGGGTCCCGAGGAACGCCTGCGCACCGTCGCCCCCGGCTACCAGCTGCTCGTCCACGAGGGCGAACTCGACGCCGACGTCTTCGAGGGCCACGTCAGGGCCGTACAGCTCGCGCACCGGCGGGAGGAGTGGGAGGGCGTCCGCCGCGAGGTCGCGCTCGCCATGGGCCTGTGGCGCGGCACACCCCTCGCCGACCTCGCCCCCTTCGCCGAGGCCGAGGGGCCCCTGCTCCGCGTCCACCAGCTCGCGGAGGCCCGCCTCCAGGCCCTGGAGTGGAGCTTCGACGCGGAACTGTGCCTGGGGCGGCACCACGACGCCGTCGCCCCGCTCAGCACCCTCGCCGCCGAGCACCCGCTGCGCGAGGGCTTCCACCAGCGGCTGATGCTCGCCCTGCACCGGTCCGGCCGCCAGGCCGAGGCCTTCGCCGTCTACCACCGGCTGCGCCGGAGCCTCGTCGACGAACTCGGCACCGAACCGAGCGTCGCCGTCCAGCGGGCCCACGAAGAGGTCCTCGCCGGGGACCCGGGCCCCCGCCCGCGCGCCCAGGCACGCACCGCCGCACCGCGCCCGCCCTTCCAGCTGCCGTGCGAGGGCGACACCTTCACGGGCCGTACGGCCGAGGTCGCGAGGGTACGGGCGCTGCTCGGCGCGCCGGAGGCGCGGGACGAGGGGGGCGGTGGGGGTGCGTACGGGACCGATGGTGTCTCCGGGCCCGGGAGCCCGGCCACAACCGGGGGTACGTACGGCACCGGCGGTTCGTCCGGCGTCGGCGGAGAGCCGGAGGCGCCCGCTCGTGTCCGGCCCGTCGTCGTCTCCGGCATGGGCGGCATCGGCAAGACCGCCCTCGCCGTCCACGTGGCCCACCGCGTCCGTGAGGCGTTCCCCGACGGCGCCCTCTACGCCGACCTGCGCGGCTACTGCGTCGACGGCGCGCGGACGGCCAACGAACTGCTCGCCCGCTTCCTCTCGGACCTCGGGGTGCGCCACGACACCCTGCCCGAGGACACCGACGACCGCGCCCTCCTCTTCCGCGCCGCGCTCGCCGAGCGCCGGGTCCTGCTCGTCCTCGACAACGCGCGCAGCGCCGCCCACGTCGCGCCCCTGCTCCCCGCCGGCGGGCCCAGCGCCGCACTGATCACCAGCCGCCAGCTGCTCGCCGACCTGCCGGGCGCCGTCACGGTCCCGCTCGACCCGCTGGCCGCCCAGGACCAGCACGCCCTCCTCGCCCGGCTCGCCGGCGCCGAGCGCGTGGGGCAGGAGCCCGAGGCGCTGGCCGACATCATGGACGCCTGCGGCGGCCTGCCGCTCGCCCTCCACATCGTCGGCGGCCGGCTCGCCTCCCGCCCCTCCTGGCCCCTCGCGCTCCTCGCGAAGCGCCTCACCCCGCACCGGGGCCGGCTGGAGACCCTCGCCATGGGCGACTTCGACGTCCAGCGGACCTTCGCCATGAGCTACGTGGCCATGCGGGACAGCGACCAGCCCCTGGAACGCGAGGGCGCCCGCGCCTTCCGGCTCCTCGGCCGGAACTGGTCCGGCCACCAGGTCACCCCCCAGTCCGCCGCCGCGCTGCTCGACATCACCGAGGGCCGCGCCGCCGCCGTGCTCGACGTCCTGGCCGACGCCCATCTCGTCCTCACCCCCGAACCCGACCGGTACGTGCTCCACGACCTCCTCGGCGAGTACGCGTGGCACCGGGGCGACGAGGAGGACACCGAGGCCGAACGCACCACGGCCGTCCTGCGCCTGCTCTCCTGGTACGCCACGGCCCTCGCCACCGCCTCGAGCGTGGCCACCCGCGAGACGCAGTCCCCGCCACCCCTCGACGGACAGACCGGGACGGCCCTGGCCCTGCCCGAGTTCGCCGACGACGACGAGGCGATCCGCTGGACCGCCAAGGAACTCCCCGCCATCCAGGACGCCCTGACCCGCGCCGGGGAACTGGGCCGCTCCGACCTGGCCTGGCGGCTCGCCGTCGGACTCTTCGGCTACGCCGGTACGCACTGGTGGACGGCCGAGTGGGACACCTGCCTCGGGCAGGCCATGGACATCGCCCGCGCCCACGGCGACACGCTGGGCCAGGCCTGGCTGCACCGGCGCATGGCCGTCGCCCACGGCATGGCCTTCCGCAACGAGGCCTGCCTCGACCACCTCCGTATCGCCCTGGAGCTGTTCACCGAGCGCGGGGACGTACTGGCCCAGGCGTCCATCCTCGGCAACATGTCGTCCCTCTACGCCCAGATCGAGGACGCCGAACGGGCGCTCTCCCACGCCGAACTCTCCCGCGACCTCTACCGGAAGGCCGAACGCGACCTCCCCCGGGAGCGCGGCAGCAGCCGGGGCGAGGCCCTCGTCCTCAGCCGGATCGCGGACGCCCGGCAGCTGCTCGGCGATCTCGAAGGGGCGGCGGCTGACTTCCTCAGTGTGATCGAGCTGCTGCGCACGGACGGCCACTGGCTGTTCCTGGCCACCTCTCTCACCAAGTACGGCGACATCCTCCGTGGTCTGGGGCACCGCGACGAGGCCTTCGCCGCCCTCGCGGAGGCGCTCGGCATCCGGCACCGGATGAACGACGTCGGCGGGACCGCCGACTGCCTGGTCTTCACCGCCCGCGCCCACCACCACTTCGCCGAGTGGGAGGCCGCCCGCGAGACCTGGGAGAACTGCCTTCGGCTGGCCCGGGAGCACAACCTGGCCAAGCGGATTACGGAGAGCCTCGAAGGCCTGGAGGCCCTTCCCGCAGGAACGTAG
- a CDS encoding glyceraldehyde-3-phosphate dehydrogenase, protein MTVNDDSFTSWKNREEIAESMIPIIGKLHREQDVTVLVHSRSLVNKSVVSILKTHRFARQIDGEELSVTETLPFLQTLTTLDLGPCQIDIGVLAADYKTDSRGLTVEAFTAEAVAGATGENKVERRDGRDVVLYGFGRIGRLVARLLIEKAGSGNGLRLRAIVVRGGGDQDLVKRASLLRRDSIHGQFQGTITVDETNSTIVANGNTIKVIYANDPSEVDYTAYGIENAILIDNTGKWRDREGLSKHLRPGIDKVVLTAPGKGDVPNIVHGVNHDTIKPDEQILSCASCTTNAIVPPLKAMDDEYGVLRGHVETVHSFTNDQNLLDNYHKADRRGRSAPLNMVITETGAASAVAKALPELKAPITGSSIRVPVPDVSIAILSLRLGRETTREEVLEYLRDVSLHSPLKRQIDFTTAPDAVSMDFVGSRHASIVDAGATKVDGDNAILYLWYDNEFGYSCQVIRVVQHVSGVEYPTFPSPAV, encoded by the coding sequence GTGACTGTCAATGACGACTCGTTCACCAGTTGGAAGAACCGCGAGGAGATCGCGGAGTCGATGATCCCGATCATCGGGAAGCTGCACCGGGAGCAGGACGTCACCGTCCTGGTCCACAGCCGCTCCCTGGTGAACAAGTCGGTGGTCAGCATCCTCAAGACCCACCGGTTCGCCCGGCAGATCGACGGCGAGGAGCTCTCGGTCACCGAGACGCTCCCGTTCCTCCAGACGCTCACGACCCTCGACCTCGGCCCGTGCCAGATCGACATCGGTGTGCTGGCCGCCGACTACAAGACCGACAGCCGCGGCCTGACGGTCGAGGCGTTCACCGCCGAGGCCGTGGCCGGCGCCACCGGCGAGAACAAGGTCGAGCGCCGTGACGGCCGCGACGTCGTCCTCTACGGCTTCGGCCGCATCGGCCGCCTCGTCGCCCGCCTCCTCATCGAGAAGGCCGGCTCGGGCAACGGTCTGCGCCTGCGCGCGATCGTCGTGCGCGGCGGCGGCGACCAGGACCTGGTGAAGCGCGCCTCGCTGCTGCGCCGCGACTCGATCCACGGCCAGTTCCAGGGCACGATCACCGTCGACGAGACGAACAGCACCATCGTCGCCAACGGCAACACGATCAAGGTGATCTACGCCAACGACCCCTCCGAGGTCGACTACACGGCGTACGGCATCGAGAACGCCATCCTGATCGACAACACCGGCAAGTGGCGCGACCGCGAGGGCCTTTCGAAGCACCTGCGCCCCGGCATCGACAAGGTCGTCCTGACCGCGCCCGGCAAGGGTGACGTGCCGAACATCGTGCACGGCGTCAACCACGACACGATCAAGCCGGACGAGCAGATCCTGTCCTGCGCCTCCTGCACCACGAACGCGATCGTCCCGCCGCTGAAGGCGATGGACGACGAGTACGGCGTGCTGCGCGGCCACGTGGAGACGGTCCACTCGTTCACGAACGACCAGAACCTCCTGGACAACTACCACAAGGCCGACCGCCGCGGCCGTTCCGCGCCGCTCAACATGGTGATCACCGAGACCGGTGCCGCCTCGGCCGTCGCGAAGGCGCTGCCGGAGCTCAAGGCCCCGATCACCGGCAGCTCGATCCGCGTCCCCGTCCCGGACGTCTCGATCGCGATCCTGAGCCTGCGGCTGGGCCGCGAGACCACCCGCGAAGAGGTACTGGAGTACCTGCGCGACGTCTCGCTGCACTCGCCGTTGAAGCGTCAGATCGACTTCACCACGGCCCCCGACGCCGTCTCGATGGACTTCGTGGGCTCGCGTCACGCGTCGATCGTCGACGCCGGCGCGACCAAGGTCGACGGCGACAACGCGATCCTCTACCTGTGGTACGACAACGAGTTCGGCTACTCGTGCCAGGTCATCCGCGTGGTCCAGCACGTGTCCGGCGTGGAGTACCCGACCTTCCCGTCCCCGGCGGTCTGA
- a CDS encoding VanW family protein, whose protein sequence is MPRSRTDHAPLPRQGRRPRLRTAAIATGVVAVAAGGLYVAGLAATGDDISAGTRVDGVDIGGMSRAQAQAKLAAEAPASWNAPIPVRVGDSATTVAPAAAGLTVDLAKTADLAADPARDPFTVIGRLFSSGERDIRPVYAYDAAKAKATVSTLAEKNDRAVREGSVAFRDGKAVATHPVTGQKLDTGQAVETLRAAYPATGASAVNLPVTMTEPKLPATEVSRFLDSYAKPAVSGPVTLTAGQERLRISPATLSDHLTVKTENGRLTPALDAEALLRDPDVARPLAALTGAPVEASLGVRDGKVVVESEGRPGHEVTAKALGDAVRPLLTKSGTAARTAPVATTVTEPELSAGSLARLGITEQMSTFTVNFPSAPYRTTNIGRAAELINGSLVQPGEVWSFNKTVGERTADNGFVDGTMILDGQYRSAPGGGVSAMATTMFNAMFFAGVKPVEYGAHSFYIERYPAGREATVAWGSLDLKFRNDTGKPIYIKAGATDTSVTVSFLGTKKYDSVEAVAGPRTNLTQPSKREGTGEACVPQPPLEGFDISVDRVFKNGGAEVKRETFKTHYTPRDEVICK, encoded by the coding sequence GTGCCCCGCTCCAGGACCGACCATGCCCCACTGCCCCGGCAGGGGCGCCGTCCTCGCCTCCGGACGGCGGCGATCGCGACGGGTGTGGTCGCCGTCGCCGCGGGCGGCCTGTACGTCGCGGGTCTCGCCGCGACCGGCGACGACATATCCGCCGGCACCCGTGTCGACGGCGTGGACATCGGCGGCATGAGCCGGGCGCAGGCCCAGGCCAAGCTGGCGGCCGAGGCCCCGGCCTCGTGGAACGCGCCGATACCCGTGCGGGTCGGCGACAGCGCCACCACCGTGGCCCCGGCCGCCGCCGGCCTCACCGTGGACCTGGCGAAGACCGCCGACCTGGCCGCCGATCCGGCCCGTGACCCCTTCACCGTCATCGGGCGGCTCTTCTCGTCCGGCGAGCGCGACATCCGGCCCGTCTACGCGTACGACGCCGCCAAGGCGAAGGCCACCGTGTCGACGCTGGCCGAGAAGAACGACCGGGCGGTACGCGAGGGGTCCGTGGCCTTCCGCGACGGCAAGGCCGTCGCGACGCACCCGGTGACGGGGCAGAAGCTGGACACCGGGCAGGCCGTCGAGACCCTGCGCGCCGCCTACCCCGCCACCGGCGCCTCGGCGGTGAACCTGCCCGTCACGATGACCGAGCCGAAGCTGCCCGCGACCGAGGTGTCCCGCTTCCTCGACTCGTACGCGAAGCCCGCCGTCTCCGGCCCGGTGACCCTCACCGCCGGCCAGGAGCGGCTGCGGATCTCCCCCGCGACGCTGAGCGACCACCTCACCGTGAAGACGGAGAACGGCCGGCTCACTCCCGCGCTCGACGCGGAGGCGCTGCTGCGTGATCCGGACGTGGCCCGGCCGCTCGCCGCGCTGACCGGCGCGCCCGTCGAGGCGAGCCTCGGGGTCAGGGACGGCAAGGTCGTGGTGGAGTCCGAGGGCCGGCCGGGGCACGAGGTGACCGCGAAGGCCCTCGGGGACGCCGTACGCCCGCTGCTCACCAAGTCCGGCACGGCCGCGCGGACCGCGCCGGTGGCCACCACCGTCACCGAGCCCGAGCTGAGCGCGGGCTCCCTCGCGCGTCTCGGCATCACCGAGCAGATGTCGACCTTCACGGTGAACTTCCCGAGCGCGCCGTACCGGACGACGAACATCGGCCGGGCGGCCGAGCTGATCAACGGCTCGCTGGTACAGCCGGGCGAGGTGTGGAGCTTCAACAAGACGGTCGGCGAGCGGACCGCGGACAACGGCTTCGTCGACGGCACCATGATCCTGGACGGCCAGTACCGGTCGGCGCCCGGCGGTGGCGTCTCGGCCATGGCCACCACCATGTTCAACGCCATGTTCTTCGCCGGGGTGAAGCCCGTGGAGTACGGCGCCCACTCCTTCTACATCGAGCGCTACCCGGCCGGCCGTGAGGCGACCGTCGCATGGGGCTCGCTGGACCTGAAGTTCCGCAACGACACCGGCAAGCCGATCTACATCAAGGCGGGCGCGACCGACACCTCGGTCACGGTGAGCTTCCTGGGCACGAAGAAGTACGACTCCGTGGAGGCGGTCGCGGGACCGCGCACCAACCTCACGCAGCCCTCGAAGCGCGAGGGAACCGGTGAGGCCTGTGTGCCGCAGCCGCCCCTCGAAGGCTTCGACATCTCGGTGGACCGGGTGTTCAAGAACGGCGGCGCCGAGGTCAAGCGGGAGACCTTCAAGACCCACTACACCCCGCGCGACGAGGTGATCTGCAAGTAA
- a CDS encoding serine hydrolase domain-containing protein, whose product MAVRSDPIERLLGDAARSGVYPGAAWAVGDARGTLSDGAVGLLDPARPGEPMRPDTLFDVASLTKILAVWAVTGTLVDAGKLDLAAPLGSYWPEAAGRPLAGVTAHHLLTHTAGLPLRANLRHLYGSDPQDVRDGVLAEPLRHRPGEAVAYTDRAALVLGYLAEHLTRTPLPRLAGERVWAPLAMPETRYGPLPAAIRERCAPTEYDEGTGAPLQGTVHDFSARLLGGACGIAGVFTTTADIGGFLRHLLAPVPGTFSAGWTADSLRVRTGELDPPRGLFWHPAPGTDPADGVWAHFGFTGTGMWVSPARGRWAVLLTNRLRLTRDPGPLARVRDVFRALAFP is encoded by the coding sequence TTGGCAGTGCGCAGCGATCCCATCGAGCGGCTGCTGGGTGACGCGGCCCGCTCGGGTGTGTACCCGGGCGCCGCGTGGGCCGTGGGTGACGCCCGCGGCACCCTGTCGGACGGCGCCGTCGGACTCCTCGACCCGGCGCGGCCCGGGGAGCCGATGCGCCCCGACACCCTGTTCGACGTCGCGAGCCTCACCAAGATCCTCGCCGTGTGGGCCGTGACCGGGACCCTCGTGGACGCCGGGAAGCTCGACCTCGCGGCGCCGCTCGGCTCCTACTGGCCCGAGGCGGCGGGGCGTCCCCTCGCCGGGGTCACGGCGCACCACCTCCTCACCCACACCGCGGGCCTGCCGCTCCGCGCCAACCTCCGGCACCTGTACGGCTCCGATCCGCAGGACGTCAGGGACGGCGTCCTCGCGGAGCCGCTGCGGCACCGGCCGGGGGAAGCCGTCGCGTACACCGACCGGGCGGCGCTGGTCCTCGGCTACCTCGCCGAACACCTCACCCGCACCCCGCTCCCCCGGCTCGCCGGGGAACGCGTCTGGGCGCCGCTCGCCATGCCGGAGACCCGGTACGGTCCGCTGCCCGCGGCGATCAGGGAGCGGTGCGCGCCCACCGAGTACGACGAGGGGACCGGCGCCCCGCTCCAAGGCACCGTCCACGACTTCTCGGCCCGGCTGCTCGGCGGGGCCTGCGGGATCGCCGGGGTCTTCACCACCACCGCGGACATCGGCGGGTTCCTGCGCCATCTGCTCGCCCCCGTGCCCGGCACCTTCTCCGCCGGCTGGACCGCCGACTCGCTCCGGGTCCGCACCGGTGAACTCGACCCGCCGCGCGGGCTGTTCTGGCACCCGGCACCGGGCACGGATCCGGCGGACGGCGTGTGGGCGCACTTCGGCTTCACCGGTACGGGGATGTGGGTGTCACCGGCCCGCGGGCGGTGGGCGGTCCTGCTCACCAACCGGCTCCGCCTCACCCGTGACCCGGGCCCGCTGGCCCGGGTCAGGGACGTCTTCCGGGCGCTGGCCTTCCCCTGA
- a CDS encoding DEAD/DEAH box helicase encodes MNTTPSTPDAAEPASAPSTPATGFAALGLPAEVLAELTRLGVDEPFPIQSATVPDALAGRDVLGRGRTGSGKTLAFGLPLLVRTAGRRAEARKPFALVLVPTRELAQQVTDALDPFARALKVRLATVVGGMSIGRQATALRDGAEVVIATPGRLMDLVERKDCRLDRVAVTVLDEADQMADMGFMPQVTEIMDLTRPGGQRLLFSATLDRNVDLLVERYLTDPVVHSVDPSSATVTTMDHHVLLVHGADKFATATEIAARDGRVIMFLATKASVDRFTKHLLGSGVRAAALHGGKSQPLRTRTLDRFRSGEVPVLVATNVAARGIHVDELDLVVNVDPPADHKDYVHRGGRTARAGESGVVVTLVTPEERREVARLMADAGIRPLETRVRSGEAELSRITGARTPSGVPVDGSAPSKEGVKRGGAAFRGMGTVPGRPGRAKNESRRAAEARKTAEARQAARIRRGK; translated from the coding sequence ATGAACACCACCCCCAGCACACCCGACGCCGCCGAGCCCGCCTCCGCCCCGAGCACTCCGGCCACCGGCTTCGCCGCGCTCGGTCTGCCGGCCGAGGTCCTCGCCGAGCTCACCCGGCTCGGGGTCGACGAGCCGTTCCCGATCCAGTCCGCGACCGTCCCCGACGCCCTCGCGGGCCGTGACGTCCTGGGACGCGGCCGGACCGGCTCCGGCAAGACCCTCGCCTTCGGGCTGCCCCTGCTCGTCCGCACCGCCGGGCGCCGCGCCGAGGCCCGCAAGCCCTTCGCGCTGGTCCTCGTCCCCACCCGTGAACTGGCCCAGCAGGTCACGGACGCGCTGGACCCCTTCGCCCGCGCCCTGAAGGTGCGCCTGGCCACCGTCGTCGGCGGCATGTCGATCGGCCGGCAGGCCACGGCCCTGCGCGACGGCGCCGAGGTCGTGATCGCCACCCCCGGCCGCCTGATGGACCTGGTCGAGCGCAAGGACTGCCGACTGGACCGGGTAGCCGTCACCGTCCTCGACGAGGCGGACCAGATGGCCGACATGGGCTTCATGCCCCAGGTCACCGAGATCATGGACCTGACGCGCCCCGGGGGCCAGCGGCTGCTGTTCTCCGCCACCCTCGACCGCAACGTCGACCTGCTCGTCGAGCGGTATCTGACGGACCCGGTCGTCCACTCGGTCGACCCCTCGTCCGCGACGGTCACCACGATGGACCACCACGTCCTCCTCGTGCACGGCGCCGACAAGTTCGCCACCGCCACGGAGATCGCCGCCCGCGACGGGCGGGTCATCATGTTCCTGGCCACCAAGGCCTCGGTCGACCGCTTCACCAAGCACCTCCTCGGCAGCGGCGTCCGTGCCGCCGCGCTGCACGGCGGCAAGTCCCAGCCGCTGCGGACCCGCACCCTGGACCGCTTCCGGTCGGGCGAGGTCCCCGTCCTCGTCGCCACCAACGTGGCCGCGCGCGGCATCCACGTCGACGAGCTCGACCTCGTCGTCAACGTCGACCCGCCGGCCGACCACAAGGACTACGTCCACCGGGGCGGGCGCACCGCCCGCGCCGGCGAGTCCGGTGTCGTCGTCACCCTGGTGACCCCGGAGGAGCGGCGCGAGGTGGCCCGTCTGATGGCGGACGCCGGCATCCGTCCCCTTGAGACCCGGGTGCGCTCGGGCGAGGCGGAGTTGAGCCGCATCACCGGCGCCCGGACCCCCTCGGGCGTTCCCGTGGACGGCAGCGCACCCAGCAAGGAGGGCGTCAAGCGCGGCGGGGCGGCCTTCCGCGGCATGGGCACCGTCCCGGGCCGTCCCGGCCGTGCCAAGAACGAGTCCCGCCGGGCCGCCGAGGCCCGCAAGACCGCCGAGGCCCGCCAGGCCGCACGGATCCGCCGCGGCAAGTGA
- a CDS encoding putative quinol monooxygenase, whose protein sequence is MIFIAVRFTARPDHADRWLDLVADFTRATREEPGNLFFDWSRSVDDSNVFVLLEAFADGEAGAAHVASAHFKAGLEAMAGAIATTPEIINVEVPQQGWGAMAELAPTGA, encoded by the coding sequence ATGATCTTCATCGCCGTCCGGTTCACCGCCCGCCCCGACCACGCCGACCGCTGGCTCGACCTGGTCGCCGACTTCACCCGCGCCACCCGCGAGGAGCCCGGCAACCTCTTCTTCGACTGGTCCCGCAGCGTCGACGACTCGAACGTCTTCGTCCTCCTCGAGGCCTTCGCCGACGGCGAAGCGGGCGCCGCCCACGTCGCCTCCGCGCACTTCAAGGCCGGTCTGGAGGCCATGGCCGGAGCCATCGCCACCACCCCCGAGATCATCAACGTGGAGGTGCCCCAGCAGGGCTGGGGCGCCATGGCGGAGCTGGCCCCGACCGGCGCCTGA
- a CDS encoding cold-shock protein — MANGTVKWFNAEKGFGFIEQEGGGPDVFAHYSNIATSGFRELQEGQKVTFDVTQGQKGPQAENILPA, encoded by the coding sequence ATGGCTAACGGCACCGTGAAGTGGTTCAACGCTGAAAAGGGCTTCGGCTTCATCGAGCAGGAGGGTGGCGGCCCGGACGTCTTCGCCCACTACTCCAACATCGCCACCTCTGGCTTCCGTGAGCTCCAGGAAGGCCAGAAGGTGACCTTCGACGTCACGCAGGGCCAGAAGGGCCCGCAGGCGGAGAACATCCTCCCCGCCTGA